Proteins from one bacterium genomic window:
- a CDS encoding class I adenylate-forming enzyme family protein, translating into MTVHGMLLETAARLPDAVALTHGERHVSYAAVADEAGRIARFLRERGVRRGDRVAVLVENSPEYVAAFFGILQAGACCVALNHANKEETHRALLRDSGAVALWTRAREARALPEIVEDCPDLRFAVVDRANPSWRLPAGLDLHRADEAAGLAPLDGAGEAGPDDLAAILYTSGSTGTPRGVTLTHGNLAANTGQILAYLKLGPDDSVCCVLPFHYSFGNSLLLTHVRVGGRTVIDNRFAFPQQVLETLERERCTGFSGVPSHYAILCARTDFLERPHPDLRYITQAGGAMAPDLVRRIRGALPDRIAVYIMYGQTEASARLSWVPPERLREKFGSIGRGIPGVSLTVRRPDGSECDEGEQGEIVAAGPNIMRGYWNAPQETAEVLFPDGLHTGDLAFRDRDGFIFIVDRVKNMIKAGANRVSSKEVEETLLQRPEVVEACVIGVPDALLGEAIEAWIVPADPAAFDEQSLLRHCASKLASFKIPRRLHAVEALPKNSSGKVLKAELRNSLV; encoded by the coding sequence GTGACCGTCCACGGCATGCTGCTGGAGACCGCGGCCCGCCTGCCGGACGCCGTGGCGCTCACCCACGGCGAGCGCCACGTCTCCTACGCGGCTGTCGCCGACGAGGCCGGCCGCATCGCCCGCTTCCTGCGCGAGCGCGGCGTGCGCCGCGGCGACCGCGTGGCCGTGCTGGTCGAGAACTCCCCCGAGTACGTGGCCGCCTTCTTCGGCATCCTGCAGGCCGGCGCCTGCTGCGTGGCCCTCAACCACGCGAACAAGGAAGAGACCCACCGGGCGCTGCTGCGCGATTCCGGTGCGGTCGCGCTCTGGACGCGCGCCCGCGAGGCGCGCGCGCTGCCGGAGATCGTCGAGGACTGCCCCGACTTGCGCTTCGCGGTGGTTGATCGCGCCAACCCGAGCTGGCGGCTGCCCGCGGGTCTCGACCTGCACCGCGCCGACGAGGCGGCGGGCCTCGCGCCCCTCGACGGCGCCGGCGAGGCCGGCCCCGACGACCTCGCGGCGATCCTCTACACCAGTGGCTCGACCGGCACGCCGCGCGGCGTCACCCTGACCCACGGCAACCTCGCGGCGAACACCGGGCAGATCCTGGCCTACCTGAAGCTGGGCCCCGACGACAGCGTCTGCTGCGTGCTGCCCTTCCACTACAGCTTCGGCAACTCGCTCCTGCTGACCCACGTGCGCGTCGGCGGCCGCACGGTCATCGACAACCGCTTCGCCTTCCCGCAGCAGGTGCTCGAGACCCTGGAGCGGGAGCGCTGCACCGGCTTCTCCGGCGTGCCCAGCCACTACGCGATCCTCTGCGCGCGGACCGACTTCCTCGAGCGCCCCCACCCGGACCTGCGCTACATCACGCAGGCCGGCGGCGCCATGGCCCCGGACCTGGTGCGGCGCATCCGCGGGGCCCTGCCCGACCGGATCGCGGTCTACATCATGTACGGCCAGACCGAGGCCTCCGCGCGGCTGTCGTGGGTGCCGCCGGAGCGGCTGCGCGAGAAGTTCGGCTCGATCGGGAGGGGCATCCCCGGCGTCTCGCTGACCGTGCGGCGTCCCGACGGCAGCGAGTGCGACGAGGGCGAGCAGGGGGAGATCGTGGCCGCCGGCCCGAACATCATGCGCGGCTACTGGAACGCCCCGCAGGAGACCGCCGAGGTGCTCTTCCCCGATGGCCTGCACACCGGCGACCTGGCCTTCCGCGATCGGGACGGGTTCATCTTCATCGTCGACCGGGTGAAGAACATGATCAAGGCGGGCGCGAACCGGGTCAGCTCGAAGGAAGTCGAGGAGACGCTGCTGCAGCGCCCCGAGGTGGTCGAGGCCTGCGTGATCGGCGTGCCGGACGCGCTGCTCGGCGAGGCCATCGAGGCCTGGATCGTGCCGGCCGACCCCGCGGCCTTCGACGAGCAGTCCCTGCTGCGCCACTGCGCATCGAAGCTGGCGTCCTTCAAGATCCCCCGCCGGCTGCACGCCGTGGAGGCGCTGCCCAAGAACTCGTCGGGCAAGGTCCTCAAGGCGGAGCTGCGGAATTCCCTCGTCTGA
- the asnB gene encoding asparagine synthase (glutamine-hydrolyzing): protein MCGICGAVALEGRLDVPEGATERMIGVMRHRGPDEFGAWRDDRVLLGHARLSIIDLATGQQPMGDAAGRLWLTFNGEIFNYVELREELRAHGHVFRTASDTEVLLEAYRRWGDACVERFVGQFAFALWDGERRRLLLARDRFGIRPLFWTMRDGVLLFASEIKALGAWDAEAPLLDPGALSEVFTYWVNIPPATPFRGVWQLPAGHTATLELGEGGNTRPELRPHRYWHPTFLPAREDHRFVARDELPGMARRIRELLADAAVIRLRADVPVGAYLSGGLDSSATAALIQHTTQRRMKTFSVGFKDAAYDETRWQTMMAAHLGTDHESISVGDAEIAGAFERVVWLSETPLLRTAPAPLYALSGLVRSQDYKVVLTGEGADEVFCGYNILREAKVRAFWARDPRSRRRPLLLTKLYPYLQQSPPGFLAQFYGAGLEEAATDPYFSHRPRWRNTGPIGAFLAADIQEAAVARDSEERLGASLPAEFRLWGPVARAQYLEMTLFMSGYLLSSQGDRMLMGNTVEGRFPFLDHRLAELAGTLPASAKLASLKEKALLKLAVADLLPAAIIERPKQPYRAPDSASFFVGPGADLVRDAFDTEALLETGLIDPQRTAGLLRKWQAGKLTSSRDNMAFVGLLSLQLLARQFGPGFARRVHEDALRPEEVSWRGGATAA, encoded by the coding sequence ATGTGCGGCATTTGCGGAGCAGTGGCGCTGGAGGGGCGGCTCGACGTCCCGGAAGGCGCGACCGAGCGGATGATCGGCGTGATGCGCCACCGCGGGCCCGACGAGTTCGGGGCCTGGCGCGACGACCGCGTCCTGCTCGGCCACGCCCGCCTGAGCATCATCGACCTGGCGACCGGCCAGCAGCCGATGGGCGACGCCGCGGGCCGCCTCTGGCTGACCTTCAACGGCGAGATCTTCAACTACGTCGAGCTGCGCGAGGAGCTGCGCGCGCACGGGCACGTCTTCCGGACCGCTTCGGACACCGAAGTGCTCCTGGAAGCCTACCGTCGCTGGGGCGACGCCTGCGTCGAGCGCTTCGTGGGCCAGTTCGCCTTCGCGCTCTGGGACGGCGAGCGGCGCCGGCTGCTGCTGGCCCGCGACCGTTTCGGCATCCGGCCCCTGTTCTGGACCATGCGCGACGGCGTCCTGCTGTTCGCCTCGGAGATCAAGGCCCTCGGCGCCTGGGACGCCGAGGCGCCGCTGCTGGACCCGGGCGCCCTGAGCGAGGTCTTCACCTACTGGGTGAACATCCCCCCGGCGACGCCCTTCCGCGGGGTCTGGCAGCTGCCGGCCGGCCACACGGCGACCCTCGAACTGGGCGAGGGCGGCAACACCCGCCCCGAACTGCGCCCGCACCGCTACTGGCACCCCACGTTCCTGCCCGCCCGCGAGGACCACCGCTTCGTGGCCCGCGACGAGCTGCCGGGCATGGCGCGCCGGATCCGCGAGCTGCTGGCCGACGCGGCGGTCATCCGCCTGCGGGCCGACGTGCCGGTCGGCGCCTACCTGTCCGGCGGTCTGGATTCCTCGGCGACCGCGGCGCTCATCCAGCACACCACGCAGCGGCGGATGAAGACCTTCTCGGTGGGCTTCAAGGACGCGGCCTACGACGAGACGCGCTGGCAGACGATGATGGCCGCGCACCTGGGCACCGACCACGAGTCGATCAGCGTCGGCGACGCCGAGATCGCCGGCGCCTTCGAGCGCGTGGTATGGCTGAGCGAGACGCCGCTGCTGCGCACCGCGCCGGCGCCGCTGTACGCGCTGTCCGGCCTGGTCCGCTCCCAGGACTACAAGGTCGTGCTCACCGGCGAGGGGGCCGACGAGGTCTTCTGCGGCTACAACATCCTGCGCGAGGCCAAGGTGCGCGCCTTCTGGGCGCGCGACCCCCGCTCGCGCCGGCGCCCGCTGCTGCTGACGAAGCTCTACCCGTACCTCCAGCAGTCGCCGCCGGGTTTTCTGGCCCAGTTCTACGGGGCGGGCCTGGAGGAGGCGGCGACCGACCCGTACTTCTCGCACCGGCCCCGCTGGCGCAACACCGGCCCGATCGGCGCCTTCCTGGCGGCCGACATCCAGGAGGCTGCCGTGGCCCGGGACAGCGAGGAACGCCTGGGCGCCTCGCTGCCCGCCGAGTTCCGCCTCTGGGGACCGGTCGCCCGCGCGCAGTACCTGGAGATGACCCTGTTCATGTCGGGCTACCTGCTCTCCTCGCAGGGCGACCGCATGCTGATGGGGAACACGGTCGAGGGGCGCTTCCCGTTCCTGGACCACCGCCTGGCCGAGCTGGCGGGCACGCTGCCGGCCAGCGCCAAGCTGGCGAGCCTGAAGGAAAAGGCTTTACTGAAGCTGGCGGTGGCCGATCTGCTGCCTGCGGCCATCATCGAGCGGCCCAAGCAGCCCTACCGGGCCCCGGACAGCGCCAGCTTCTTCGTGGGGCCGGGCGCCGACCTCGTGCGCGACGCGTTCGACACCGAGGCGCTGCTCGAAACCGGGCTGATCGACCCGCAGCGCACCGCGGGCCTGCTGCGCAAGTGGCAGGCCGGCAAGCTGACCAGCTCGCGCGACAACATGGCGTTCGTCGGGCTGCTCAGCCTGCAGCTGCTGGCCCGGCAGTTCGGGCCCGGATTCGCGCGACGGGTCCACGAGGACGCGCTGCGTCCCGAAGAAGTGAGTTGGCGCGGCGGCGCGACCGCCGCCTGA
- a CDS encoding DNA-binding protein codes for MRRTVVGVMGGCTVPPATLEHARELGRLIAAEGWVLLNGGRPTGVMDASARGAREAGGLTVGVLFDDDQAAASEHLDIVIPTGMGAGRNIINVLGSDAIVACRGNGGTLSEVAMALRFGKRVVLLDFDPGSRFLDQCGDGCWSLAATPVEAVSQVKAWLSRPKD; via the coding sequence ATGCGCAGGACCGTCGTCGGAGTCATGGGCGGCTGCACCGTGCCTCCCGCCACGCTGGAGCACGCCCGCGAACTGGGCCGGCTGATCGCCGCCGAGGGCTGGGTCCTGCTCAACGGGGGCCGGCCGACCGGGGTGATGGACGCCTCGGCCCGCGGCGCCCGCGAGGCCGGCGGCCTGACCGTGGGCGTGCTGTTCGACGACGACCAGGCCGCGGCCAGCGAGCACCTGGACATCGTCATCCCGACCGGCATGGGCGCCGGGCGCAACATCATCAACGTGCTGGGCAGCGACGCGATCGTCGCCTGCCGCGGCAACGGCGGCACCCTGAGCGAGGTCGCCATGGCCCTGCGCTTCGGCAAGCGGGTCGTGCTGCTGGACTTCGACCCGGGCAGCCGGTTCCTGGACCAGTGCGGCGACGGGTGCTGGAGCCTGGCCGCGACCCCCGTCGAAGCGGTGTCCCAGGTCAAGGCCTGGCTATCCCGGCCGAAGGACTGA
- a CDS encoding acyl carrier protein encodes MELRQQIRGFVVENFLFGDGVPLKDDQMSLLDNGIMDSVGVMELVAFLEGDLGLGIEDQELVPENLDSIDNLVGFVTRKRG; translated from the coding sequence ATGGAATTGCGGCAGCAGATTCGCGGTTTCGTGGTGGAGAACTTCCTGTTCGGCGACGGCGTCCCGCTCAAGGACGACCAGATGTCGCTGCTGGACAACGGCATCATGGACTCGGTCGGCGTGATGGAACTCGTCGCCTTCCTCGAGGGCGACCTGGGCCTGGGGATCGAGGACCAGGAGCTCGTGCCGGAGAACCTCGACTCGATCGACAACCTCGTCGGCTTCGTCACGCGCAAGCGGGGGTAG